The following proteins come from a genomic window of Streptomyces sp. GS7:
- a CDS encoding ATP-binding cassette domain-containing protein gives MAAGIGVPDGRVDEVLERVGMRDAGTLLLGRLSLGTAQRIGIAQALLGDPRMLILGEPANGLDPHSVHWLRNLLRTFAGEGRAVLLSSHQLAEPGQLVDGLVVLARGQVVARKAIGDLAGTVHDRVTLQSPALERLRPLVEEKGGVLHVASEGNASVIGLTRFPVGDLAAEHSVPLHWLVADPPSLEDFYLSVAEQEFKAQ, from the coding sequence GTGGCTGCTGGCATCGGCGTTCCGGACGGGCGGGTGGACGAGGTGCTGGAGCGGGTCGGGATGCGGGACGCGGGAACACTGCTTCTCGGGCGGCTGTCGCTGGGAACGGCACAGCGCATCGGCATCGCACAGGCACTGCTCGGAGACCCGCGCATGCTGATCCTCGGCGAACCCGCCAACGGACTCGACCCGCACTCCGTTCACTGGCTCCGGAACCTTCTCCGCACATTCGCCGGCGAGGGGCGGGCTGTGCTCCTGTCCAGTCATCAGCTTGCGGAACCGGGTCAGCTGGTCGACGGCCTCGTCGTACTTGCCCGCGGACAAGTGGTGGCCAGAAAAGCCATCGGGGATCTTGCCGGTACCGTTCACGACAGGGTCACGCTCCAAAGTCCGGCCCTTGAACGTCTACGACCCCTGGTGGAAGAAAAGGGTGGCGTGCTCCACGTCGCCTCGGAGGGGAATGCGAGCGTCATCGGACTGACCCGGTTCCCGGTCGGGGATCTCGCGGCTGAACACTCCGTCCCCCTCCACTGGCTGGTGGCGGATCCGCCCTCGCTGGAGGATTTCTATCTGTCCGTCGCCGAGCAGGAGTTCAAGGCGCAATGA